A single region of the Chelmon rostratus isolate fCheRos1 chromosome 5, fCheRos1.pri, whole genome shotgun sequence genome encodes:
- the aplnra gene encoding apelin receptor A: METTTGEYVNYEYYDDNETDCDFSEWEPSYSLIPVLYMLIFILGLSGNGVVIFTVWRSKSKRRAADVYIGNLALADLTFVVTLPLWAVYTALGYHWPFGVALCKISSYVVLVNMYASVFCLTCLSFDRYLAIVHSLSSSRLRSRGTMLASLGAIWFLSGLLAVPTLLFRTTVNDQNSNRTTCAMDFSLVTGNQRHEYLWIAGLSLSSSALGFLLPFLAMTIFYCFIGCTVTRHFNNLRKEDQKKKRLLKIITTLVVVFAICWTPFHVLKSMDALSYLNLAPSSCGLVRFVLLAHPYATCLAYVNSCLNPFLYAFFDLRFRSQCLCLLNLKKAMHGQMSSMSSTLSAQTQKSEVQSLATKV; the protein is encoded by the coding sequence ATGGAGACCACCACTGGGGAATATGTTAACTATGAGTATTATGATGACAATGAGACTGACTGTGACTTCTCAGAGTGGGAGCCCTCTTACTCCCTCATCCCGGTCCTCTACATGCTCATCTTCATCCTGGGCCTGTCGGGTAACGGCGTGGTCATCTTCACCGTCTGGAGATCCAAATCGAAGCGCCGGGCTGCAGATGTCTACATTGGAAACCTGGCTCTCGCTGACCTCACCTTTGTTGTGACCCTACCTCTGTGGGCCGTGTACACAGCGCTGGGCTACCACTGGCCCTTCGGTGTGGCTCTGTGTAAGATCAGCAGCTACGTTGTTCTGGTCAACATGTATGCCAGCGTTTTCTGCCTCACCTGCCTGAGCTTTGACCGCTACCTGGCCATCGTGCACTCTCTGTCCAGCAGCAGGCTGCGCTCTCGGGGCACCATGCTGGCGTCCTTGGGTGCTATTTGGTTCCTGTCCGGCCTGCTGGCTGTGCCCACGCTGCTCTTCCGCACCACCGTGAACGACCAAAACAGCAACAGGACCACCTGCGCCATGGACTTCAGCCTGGTGACGGGGAACCAGAGGCACGAGTACCTCTGGATCGCCGGGCTCAGCCTGTCCTCCTCCGCCTTGGGTTTCCTCCTACCTTTCTTGGCCATGACCATCTTCTACTGCTTCATTGGCTGCACCGTCACGCGCCACTTCAACAACCTGCGCAAGGAGGACCAGAAGAAGAAGCGGCTGCTGAAGATCATCACCACACTGGTGGTGGTCtttgccatctgctggactCCCTTCCACGTCCTAAAGAGCATGGACGCCCTGTCCTACCTGAACCTGGCTCCGAGCTCCTGCGGCTTAGTGCGCTTCGTGCTGCTTGCTCACCCCTACGCCACCTGCCTGGCCTACGTCAACAGCTGCCTCAACCCATTCCTGTACGCCTTCTTCGACCTGCGCTTTCGTTCCCAGTGTCTGTGCCTGCTCAACCTGAAGAAGGCTATGCATGGCCAGATGAGCTCCATGTCGTCCACGCTCAGCGCCCAGACTCAGAAGTCAGAGGTTCAGTCTCTGGCCACCAAGGTGTAG